A region of Diceros bicornis minor isolate mBicDic1 chromosome 9, mDicBic1.mat.cur, whole genome shotgun sequence DNA encodes the following proteins:
- the LOC131410029 gene encoding uncharacterized protein LOC131410029 isoform X1: MAQVEKQAAHPQEGPSTFAPPESNPQRVQEKQQQRQGNGINLEKSTEEQLWHSLQGRGRRWKSETFWAEQSLASPAVSYIEWKSLIPEKWETHPIGGYTLSCQPER; this comes from the exons atggcccaggtggaaaaacaggctgctcatcctcag gaggggccctccacgtttgctcccccagagagcaacccccagagagtgcaggagaagcagcagcagcggcag gggaatgggatcaaccttgagaagagtactgaggagcagctgtggcactccctgcaggggagaggaaggaggtggaaatcagagaccttctgggcagaacagtccttgGCTTCACccgctgtatcttacattgagtggaagagtttgataccagagaagtgggagacccatccaattggcgg ctacaccttgtcctgccagccagagcgctag
- the LOC131410029 gene encoding ral guanine nucleotide dissociation stimulator-like 3 isoform X2: protein MSQGVVPYLGTLLSDLLMLHLVMGDYFEGNGINLEKSTEEQLWHSLQGRGRRWKSETFWAEQSLASPAVSYIEWKSLIPEKWETHPIGGYTLSCQPER, encoded by the exons aTGTCACAaggtgttgtcccctatcttggaactctgctcagtgacctgctgatgctgcacctggtgatGGGTGACTatttcgag gggaatgggatcaaccttgagaagagtactgaggagcagctgtggcactccctgcaggggagaggaaggaggtggaaatcagagaccttctgggcagaacagtccttgGCTTCACccgctgtatcttacattgagtggaagagtttgataccagagaagtgggagacccatccaattggcgg ctacaccttgtcctgccagccagagcgctag
- the LOC131410030 gene encoding ral-GDS-related protein-like: MAFPPKLVVEQFTMMDAELFQKVVSSPCLGSTWGKRNKPGNEHQTPNFQATVDHVRRVASFVIIPCLGDPSKTAQDRVRVVERWIQVAQVCCGRPSGAPL, from the exons atggccttccctcctaagctggtggtggagcagtttaccatgatggatgcg gagctcttccagaaggtggtgtccTCTCCgtgtctgggctccacctggggcaagaggaacaagcccggcaatgagcaccagacacccaacttccaggccaccgtcgaccacgtcagaagggtggccagcttcgtcatcatcccctgcctcggggacccgagcaagacagcccaggacagggtgagggtggtggagcgctggatccaggtggcccaggtgtgctgtgggaggcccagtggagcccctctctga